In Salinigranum marinum, one DNA window encodes the following:
- a CDS encoding replication factor A (Replication protein A protects and stabilize the intermediate ssDNA that is generated by the unwinding action of a DNA helicase at the replication fork. In addition, SSBs prevent the formation of secondary structures by single-stranded template DNA.), with the protein MSDLRTHAEEIVSQFSDHLDLSVDEVEERLDNLVNEYRVPVEEARRSVTNSYLDEAGMERDDLGRGGSQAVQLGDIDADEQWVDVTVKVVDLWEPRSDSISQVGLVGDESGTKKFVAFTTSDLPELDEGASYTLSNVVTDEYQGNFSIKLNRTTTITELDEEIEVGDDTSEAEGALVDIQSGSGLIKRCPEEDCTRVLQNGRCSEHGNVEGEFDLRIKGVLDDGAEVHEVIFGRETTEELTGVSLEEAKQRAMDALDTTVVADDMRADVLGRYYRVSGPTFGRYLLVDDFEQLSAPAAADASALLSDARSI; encoded by the coding sequence ATGAGCGATTTGCGTACCCACGCCGAAGAGATCGTATCGCAGTTTTCAGACCATCTGGACCTCTCGGTCGACGAGGTTGAAGAACGGCTCGACAACCTCGTCAACGAGTACCGCGTGCCCGTCGAGGAGGCGCGCCGGAGCGTCACCAACAGCTACCTCGACGAGGCGGGCATGGAGCGCGACGACCTCGGTCGTGGCGGCTCGCAGGCCGTGCAGTTGGGAGATATCGACGCGGACGAACAGTGGGTCGACGTCACGGTCAAAGTCGTCGATCTCTGGGAGCCCCGCAGCGACTCCATCTCACAGGTCGGCCTGGTCGGCGACGAGTCCGGGACGAAGAAGTTCGTCGCTTTTACCACCTCCGACCTGCCCGAACTCGACGAGGGCGCCTCGTACACGCTCTCGAACGTCGTCACCGACGAGTACCAGGGCAACTTCTCGATCAAGCTCAACCGGACGACGACCATCACCGAACTCGACGAGGAGATCGAGGTCGGCGACGACACCAGCGAGGCCGAGGGCGCGCTGGTCGACATCCAGTCGGGATCCGGGTTGATCAAGCGCTGTCCCGAGGAGGACTGTACCCGCGTGCTCCAGAACGGCCGCTGTTCCGAACACGGCAACGTCGAGGGCGAGTTCGACCTCCGGATCAAGGGCGTTCTCGACGACGGCGCGGAGGTCCACGAAGTGATCTTCGGGCGCGAGACGACCGAGGAGTTGACCGGTGTCAGCTTAGAGGAAGCGAAACAGCGGGCGATGGACGCGCTCGACACGACCGTGGTCGCCGACGACATGCGCGCCGACGTCCTGGGTCGGTACTACCGGGTGAGCGGCCCGACGTTCGGTCGCTACCTGCTCGTCGACGACTTCGAACAGCTCTCCGCGCCCGCGGCCGCGGATGCGAGTGCCCTGCTGTCCGACGCGAGGTCGATCTGA
- a CDS encoding DNA-binding protein: MSQSIPTREVARRVFAGEFNDASYTFTESDDERAPVYLLLPSGERANRVFLVGTLTEKEDIGDDAEYWRGRIVDPTGTFFVYAGQYQPEAAAALRDLDAPSYVAIVGKPRTYEPDDGDGVIVSVRPESITEVDAATRDRWVVETAQRTLERVRTFDDEGNRYAQMAKERYDLAVEQYREEAIAALQSLDETGELDEAPTA, from the coding sequence ATGAGCCAGTCCATCCCCACCCGCGAAGTCGCCCGGCGCGTCTTCGCGGGCGAGTTCAACGACGCCAGCTACACGTTCACCGAGAGCGACGACGAGCGCGCACCCGTCTACCTGCTCCTCCCCTCCGGGGAGCGGGCCAACCGAGTGTTCCTCGTCGGGACCCTCACCGAGAAGGAAGACATCGGGGACGACGCCGAGTACTGGCGCGGCCGGATCGTCGACCCGACAGGGACGTTCTTCGTCTACGCCGGGCAGTACCAGCCCGAAGCCGCCGCCGCGCTACGCGACCTCGACGCGCCGTCGTACGTCGCCATCGTCGGCAAGCCGCGGACGTACGAACCCGACGACGGCGACGGCGTCATCGTGAGCGTCCGGCCCGAGTCCATCACCGAAGTCGACGCCGCAACCCGGGACCGCTGGGTCGTCGAGACCGCCCAGCGCACCCTCGAACGGGTTCGGACGTTCGACGACGAGGGTAACCGCTACGCACAGATGGCCAAAGAGCGGTACGACCTCGCGGTCGAACAGTACCGTGAGGAGGCCATCGCGGCGCTACAGAGCCTCGACGAGACGGGCGAACTAGACGAGGCCCCGACGGCGTAA
- a CDS encoding ribbon-helix-helix protein, CopG family, with protein sequence MGNKNKTISFRVNEDSFETLREIAEERDISLSAVFRDYVDTLVAQDGQVRVVPEHELRQLQQSEDESESFPPKVKVPKSFIREHERLELEAEHLREQLEEHKGYVNYLREQLEEQNDEEEVIQLEDLDGGEREEPSFRLG encoded by the coding sequence ATGGGCAACAAGAACAAAACAATCTCGTTCCGCGTCAACGAGGACTCGTTCGAGACGCTTCGTGAGATCGCAGAGGAACGGGACATCTCGCTGTCCGCCGTCTTCCGCGACTACGTCGACACGCTCGTTGCCCAGGACGGCCAGGTGCGGGTCGTCCCCGAGCACGAACTCCGACAGCTGCAGCAGAGCGAGGACGAGTCCGAGAGCTTCCCGCCGAAGGTGAAGGTGCCGAAGAGCTTCATCCGTGAGCACGAACGTCTCGAACTCGAAGCCGAACACCTCCGCGAGCAGCTGGAAGAGCACAAGGGTTACGTCAACTACCTCCGCGAGCAGTTGGAGGAACAGAACGACGAGGAGGAAGTCATCCAGCTCGAGGACCTCGACGGGGGCGAGCGCGAGGAGCCGTCGTTCCGGCTGGGGTAG
- a CDS encoding DUF5814 domain-containing protein — protein MAITDKIYLKNHRQIVSQLDTSIPKGAFKGATIELLYSGEGLSKVDDATRDRLLDFATDFLDCDSEDQLYTGYPERQFIRYLLELRAEGLGPDAIVDVMGDDYMLYAYPGDVLSFLDQSVRTLEAVEALAEVDGNRAAAQEAGEAKRSLAGRR, from the coding sequence GTGGCCATCACCGACAAGATCTACCTGAAGAACCACAGGCAGATCGTCTCACAGCTCGACACCTCGATCCCGAAGGGGGCGTTCAAGGGAGCGACCATCGAACTGCTCTACTCGGGCGAGGGCCTCTCGAAGGTCGACGATGCGACGCGTGACCGTCTCCTCGACTTCGCGACCGACTTCCTCGACTGCGACAGCGAGGACCAACTCTACACGGGCTACCCCGAGCGACAGTTCATCCGCTATCTGCTCGAACTCCGTGCCGAGGGGCTGGGGCCGGACGCCATCGTGGACGTGATGGGCGACGACTACATGCTGTACGCGTACCCCGGTGACGTGCTCTCGTTTCTCGACCAGTCGGTCCGGACGCTCGAGGCCGTCGAGGCGCTCGCAGAGGTCGACGGGAACCGGGCCGCGGCGCAGGAGGCGGGGGAGGCGAAGCGATCGCTCGCCGGCCGCCGCTAA
- a CDS encoding histidine kinase, whose product MSTTTSTARQPGVSVGNWKAGVVSGVAGALAMGALVAAMNLPTVAVAIPSLYTLAPPPSPGVGLVVHVSHGAVLGVVYAGLAGAFGLDSPRKRLGLGLVWGVVTWVGLAALLMPLWLSAVGSPASPPFPNFAIPSLLWHVVYGLVLGGAYVATGDRL is encoded by the coding sequence GTGTCAACCACGACATCGACGGCACGGCAACCAGGCGTATCGGTCGGAAACTGGAAAGCGGGCGTCGTCAGCGGCGTCGCGGGCGCGCTCGCGATGGGCGCGCTCGTCGCCGCGATGAACCTCCCCACGGTCGCCGTGGCGATCCCCTCGCTGTACACGCTCGCACCGCCACCGAGTCCGGGAGTCGGACTGGTCGTCCACGTCTCGCACGGCGCCGTCCTCGGCGTCGTCTACGCGGGCCTGGCGGGCGCGTTCGGCCTCGACTCGCCGCGAAAACGCCTCGGACTCGGCCTCGTCTGGGGCGTCGTTACCTGGGTTGGCCTCGCGGCGCTGCTCATGCCCCTCTGGCTGAGTGCGGTCGGTTCACCCGCCTCACCCCCGTTCCCGAACTTCGCGATCCCGTCGCTCCTGTGGCACGTCGTCTACGGGCTGGTCCTCGGCGGCGCCTACGTCGCGACCGGAGATCGGCTCTAA
- the katG gene encoding catalase/peroxidase HPI — MSRSDQDWWPNQLALKTLDQNARQVDPVDEEFDYAEAFETLDLEAVKADIEEVMTTSQEWWPADYGHYGPLFIRMAWHSAGTYRTSDGRGGAAGGRQRFAPVDSWPDNANLDKARRLLWPVKRKYGRKLSWADLMILTGNVALESMGFETFGFAGGREDAFEPDESVDWGPETEMETNERFDEAGEIQEGLGASVMGLIYVNPEGPDGKPDPVASAKNIRQTFDRMAMNDEETVALIAGGHTFGKVHGADSGDNLGPEPEAAPIEAQGLGWENEHGTGKGGDTITSGIEGPWTAAPIQWDFDYLKNLFEYEWEPHKGPGGAWQWRPKGADADAIDKAPDAHDPGAEQTPMMLTTDVALVRDPDYREVAERFRENPMELVDAFARAWYKLTHRDMGPPSRFLGPEVPDEEMLWQDPLPAVDHELIGDEEIATLKQELLDSDLSVPQLVKTAWASASTYRDSDKRGGANGARVRLRPQRDWEVNEPERLATALDTLRRIQTEFNDSRADETRVSLADLIVLGGNVAVEQAAADAGYDVTVPFEPGRVDASQEQTDPGSFEALKPTADGFRNYRSDEADRPGEELLVDRAELLNLTAPEMTVLVGGMRALDANYRGSDLGVFTDRPGTLTNDFFVNLLGMDTEWQQSTESEHVYELRDRDTGELEWKGTRVDLIFGSNSRLRAIAEVYGCDDAEEKFVRDFAETWAKVMTLDRFDLD; from the coding sequence ATGAGTAGGTCCGACCAGGACTGGTGGCCGAATCAGTTGGCGTTGAAGACTCTCGACCAGAACGCTCGCCAGGTCGATCCAGTGGACGAAGAGTTCGACTACGCCGAGGCGTTCGAGACGCTCGACCTCGAGGCGGTGAAGGCGGACATCGAGGAGGTGATGACGACGTCACAGGAGTGGTGGCCGGCGGACTACGGCCACTACGGCCCGCTCTTTATTCGGATGGCGTGGCACAGCGCCGGGACCTACCGGACCAGCGACGGTCGCGGCGGCGCGGCCGGCGGCAGACAACGCTTTGCGCCCGTCGACAGTTGGCCGGACAACGCGAACCTCGACAAGGCACGCCGGCTGCTCTGGCCGGTCAAACGGAAGTACGGCCGCAAACTCTCGTGGGCCGACCTGATGATCCTGACCGGAAACGTCGCCCTGGAGTCGATGGGGTTCGAGACGTTCGGCTTCGCCGGCGGCCGCGAGGACGCCTTCGAGCCCGACGAGTCCGTCGACTGGGGTCCCGAGACCGAGATGGAGACGAACGAGCGGTTCGACGAGGCCGGGGAGATCCAGGAGGGACTCGGCGCGAGCGTGATGGGGCTCATCTACGTGAACCCGGAGGGGCCGGACGGGAAGCCGGACCCGGTCGCGTCCGCGAAGAACATCCGACAGACGTTCGACCGCATGGCGATGAACGACGAGGAGACGGTCGCACTCATCGCCGGCGGCCACACGTTCGGGAAGGTCCACGGTGCCGACTCCGGCGACAACCTCGGCCCCGAGCCCGAAGCGGCCCCCATCGAAGCGCAGGGTCTCGGCTGGGAGAACGAACACGGCACCGGCAAGGGCGGGGACACCATCACCAGCGGCATCGAGGGGCCCTGGACGGCCGCTCCCATTCAGTGGGACTTCGACTACCTCAAGAACCTGTTCGAGTACGAGTGGGAGCCCCACAAGGGCCCCGGTGGCGCGTGGCAGTGGCGGCCGAAGGGTGCGGACGCGGACGCGATCGACAAGGCCCCGGACGCCCACGACCCTGGCGCTGAGCAGACCCCGATGATGCTCACGACGGACGTCGCCCTCGTCCGCGACCCCGACTACCGCGAGGTCGCCGAGCGCTTCCGCGAGAACCCGATGGAGCTCGTGGACGCGTTCGCGCGGGCCTGGTACAAACTGACCCACCGCGACATGGGGCCGCCGTCACGGTTCCTCGGCCCCGAGGTCCCGGACGAGGAGATGCTGTGGCAGGACCCCCTCCCGGCAGTCGACCACGAGCTGATCGGGGACGAGGAGATCGCCACGCTCAAACAGGAGCTCCTCGATTCGGACCTCTCGGTACCCCAACTGGTCAAAACCGCCTGGGCGTCGGCGTCGACGTACCGCGACAGCGACAAACGCGGCGGGGCGAACGGGGCCCGGGTCCGCCTCAGACCGCAGCGAGACTGGGAGGTGAACGAACCGGAGCGACTGGCGACCGCGCTGGACACCCTGAGACGGATCCAGACGGAGTTCAACGACTCGCGCGCCGACGAGACGCGTGTCTCGCTCGCCGACCTCATCGTTCTGGGCGGCAACGTAGCCGTCGAGCAGGCGGCGGCGGACGCCGGCTACGACGTGACGGTCCCGTTCGAACCGGGCCGCGTCGACGCCTCGCAGGAACAGACCGATCCCGGGTCGTTCGAGGCGCTCAAGCCGACGGCGGACGGCTTCCGTAACTACCGTTCGGACGAGGCGGATCGACCCGGGGAGGAGTTGCTGGTGGACCGGGCGGAACTGCTGAACCTGACGGCTCCGGAGATGACGGTTCTGGTCGGCGGCATGCGCGCGCTGGACGCGAACTACCGGGGGTCCGACCTCGGTGTCTTCACCGACCGGCCGGGGACGTTGACCAACGACTTCTTCGTGAACCTGCTCGGCATGGACACGGAGTGGCAACAGTCCACCGAGTCCGAGCACGTGTACGAGTTGCGCGACCGTGACACGGGCGAACTCGAGTGGAAGGGTACCCGCGTGGATCTCATCTTCGGGTCGAACTCCCGGCTCCGGGCCATCGCGGAGGTCTACGGCTGTGACGACGCGGAGGAGAAGTTCGTACGGGACTTCGCGGAGACGTGGGCCAAAGTGATGACACTCGATCGCTTCGACCTCGATTGA
- a CDS encoding ArsR family transcriptional regulator, translating into MRPSAGSTDLFECASCGNVGVGTGSIRCCDRPMEAVDDGAPLEEPSLADLLRSVFDMSDTELELCLCVMEGGELTVNQLASETDYDRSVVTRHLNHLVGLGVVEKRRRLLERGGQVYVYTPREPEVVRRELTRLFAAWVAHAAALLDDLRREKVESIVERDDEAPQWRVFQRKPE; encoded by the coding sequence ATGCGACCGTCCGCCGGTTCGACCGACCTCTTCGAGTGTGCCTCGTGTGGGAACGTTGGCGTCGGCACCGGATCGATCCGCTGTTGTGACCGTCCGATGGAAGCGGTCGACGACGGCGCGCCGCTCGAAGAACCGTCGCTCGCCGACCTGCTCCGGAGCGTCTTCGACATGTCCGACACGGAACTCGAACTCTGCCTGTGCGTCATGGAGGGCGGCGAGTTGACCGTGAACCAGTTGGCGAGCGAGACCGACTACGACCGGAGCGTCGTCACGCGCCACCTGAACCACCTCGTCGGCCTCGGGGTCGTCGAGAAACGCCGTCGCCTCCTCGAACGAGGAGGGCAGGTGTATGTCTACACGCCGCGAGAGCCCGAAGTCGTCCGTCGGGAACTCACGCGGCTGTTCGCGGCGTGGGTCGCTCACGCCGCGGCACTACTCGACGACCTCCGTCGGGAGAAGGTCGAGTCGATCGTCGAGCGCGACGACGAGGCGCCACAGTGGCGGGTGTTTCAGCGGAAACCCGAGTAG
- a CDS encoding redoxin domain-containing protein yields MLQTGQTAPAFTLPGAAGDAIDDHALAEYVDSGWSVILVFYPFDLHPACVSQLCAVRDAGWLTLLDDTAVLGIGADSVHAHQRFAREYDVAFPLLSDTDGRVAEAYGVLEPEFEGHRRVPGMALFVVDPTSLVQFAWRGDIGDAGPEFAAVEQATRCRGDECELSDPDEGAEPVGE; encoded by the coding sequence ATGCTCCAGACAGGACAGACTGCCCCGGCGTTCACCCTGCCGGGTGCCGCGGGCGACGCGATCGACGACCACGCCCTCGCGGAGTACGTCGACAGCGGCTGGTCGGTGATCCTGGTGTTCTACCCCTTCGACTTACATCCGGCGTGTGTCTCACAGCTGTGTGCGGTCCGCGACGCCGGTTGGCTCACGCTGCTCGACGACACGGCCGTGTTGGGAATCGGCGCGGATAGCGTCCACGCCCACCAGCGGTTCGCCCGCGAGTACGACGTGGCGTTCCCCCTGCTGTCGGACACCGACGGGCGGGTCGCGGAGGCCTACGGCGTCCTCGAACCGGAGTTCGAGGGGCACCGGCGGGTGCCGGGGATGGCGCTGTTCGTCGTCGATCCCACGTCTCTGGTACAGTTCGCGTGGCGCGGCGACATCGGGGACGCGGGACCGGAGTTCGCGGCCGTGGAACAGGCCACACGCTGTCGCGGCGACGAGTGTGAGCTCTCCGACCCCGACGAGGGGGCGGAACCGGTGGGCGAGTGA
- a CDS encoding site-specific integrase: protein MTDDLPDDIPLVHDIDAKQLNRLQMEDYRDHRREVLTWLWTSGRVPAEGKGYSHSVVENTAYRLSKIYRWLWERDGYTASLTQGDADAFIEELRGRSWSDENKNQYVKALKRYFSWREYERGAGEWEPEQTYTPGQQTHHARDYLTLDERQLIRDAALDYATIPSYDHASADERDRWNIHLAQRFEKPKRDVTREDWERATSWKIPSLVATGLDAGLRPIEVERARVSWVDVPNAVLRIPKEQDSKGTNGGENWTVSLREDTARHLERWLDERRTRPKYDSRSELWLTSHSNPFGSDALNYILGKLCTEAGISTENRDISWYSIRHSTGTYMAREEGLAAAQDQLRHLSEQTTMRYDQAPPEDRRDALDRM from the coding sequence ATGACGGACGACCTGCCGGACGACATCCCCCTCGTCCACGACATCGACGCGAAGCAGCTGAACCGCCTGCAGATGGAAGACTACCGCGACCATCGCCGAGAAGTCCTCACGTGGCTCTGGACGAGCGGCAGAGTTCCAGCTGAAGGAAAGGGATACAGCCACTCGGTGGTCGAGAACACCGCCTACCGACTCTCGAAGATATATCGATGGCTGTGGGAGCGCGACGGATACACGGCCAGTTTGACGCAGGGTGACGCCGATGCGTTCATCGAGGAGCTTCGCGGGAGGAGCTGGTCGGACGAGAACAAGAACCAGTACGTGAAAGCTCTGAAACGGTACTTTTCGTGGCGTGAGTACGAGAGAGGTGCCGGCGAGTGGGAACCAGAGCAGACCTACACTCCCGGTCAGCAAACCCACCACGCTCGTGACTATCTCACCCTCGACGAACGGCAGCTGATTCGCGACGCCGCCTTGGACTACGCCACGATCCCGTCCTACGACCACGCGTCTGCAGACGAACGTGACCGGTGGAACATCCACCTCGCACAACGCTTCGAGAAGCCGAAACGCGACGTGACACGTGAAGACTGGGAACGGGCGACGAGTTGGAAGATTCCCAGTCTGGTCGCAACCGGTCTCGATGCTGGACTGCGGCCGATCGAAGTCGAACGTGCACGCGTCTCGTGGGTGGACGTGCCGAACGCAGTGTTGCGCATTCCAAAAGAACAGGACAGTAAGGGGACGAACGGCGGCGAGAACTGGACTGTTAGCCTCCGTGAGGACACTGCCCGTCATCTCGAACGGTGGCTCGACGAGCGCAGAACTCGCCCGAAGTACGACAGTCGATCCGAACTCTGGCTCACCAGCCACAGTAATCCGTTCGGGTCGGATGCCCTCAATTACATCCTCGGGAAGCTCTGCACCGAGGCCGGGATCTCGACCGAGAATCGAGATATCTCGTGGTATTCCATCCGACACTCCACTGGAACGTACATGGCTCGTGAAGAGGGTCTCGCCGCCGCGCAAGACCAACTCCGCCACCTGTCTGAACAGACGACGATGCGGTACGATCAGGCACCGCCTGAAGACCGCAGAGACGCCCTCGACAGGATGTGA
- a CDS encoding SDR family oxidoreductase yields the protein MVEAVFEEIASERGISVDEAEQRFLAEERPHIVLGRVAEPKEVAGVIAFLANDDASFVTGANYRVDGGSVASMSL from the coding sequence ATGGTCGAAGCCGTGTTCGAAGAGATAGCCAGCGAACGGGGAATCAGCGTCGACGAAGCCGAACAGCGGTTCCTCGCCGAGGAGCGCCCTCACATCGTACTCGGACGTGTGGCCGAACCCAAAGAGGTCGCCGGCGTCATCGCATTCCTCGCGAACGATGACGCGTCGTTCGTCACGGGTGCGAACTACCGTGTCGACGGAGGTTCCGTCGCCAGCATGAGCCTCTGA
- a CDS encoding VOC family protein, which yields MSRDGTVTGIDHVELFVADWDDAAAWYERVLGLAPDVSFEEWWATGRGPLVLSVDDTTKLALFERETATRGQAVSPHRIAFQTDAAGFLSFVDRLDTLDLTNRDGEPVSPADVVDHDLSYSLYFTDPDGNWLELTTNDHDTVAAELG from the coding sequence ATGTCTCGAGATGGCACGGTCACAGGCATCGACCATGTGGAACTGTTCGTCGCCGATTGGGACGACGCCGCAGCATGGTACGAGCGCGTGCTGGGTCTGGCGCCGGACGTGTCCTTCGAAGAATGGTGGGCGACCGGGAGGGGGCCACTGGTGCTGTCAGTCGACGACACCACGAAATTGGCCCTGTTCGAGCGGGAGACGGCGACCCGCGGACAGGCGGTGAGTCCTCATCGAATCGCCTTCCAAACGGACGCTGCCGGATTCCTCTCGTTCGTCGACCGGCTGGATACGCTTGACCTGACCAACCGTGACGGCGAGCCAGTGTCCCCTGCCGACGTGGTCGACCATGACCTCTCGTACTCGCTCTACTTCACGGATCCTGACGGCAACTGGCTCGAACTCACGACGAACGACCACGATACTGTGGCTGCCGAACTGGGGTGA
- a CDS encoding J domain-containing protein yields MGERRAYTVRIDEDLHDYADEVSDKTNLAKVDVLDEALRRLQEASTISEDGQFLVDDYGSLGGNAGRDRLSEVLENQCEIMEMLRGTPPGSDEDVPKTKSQPDPEDDGSGDNLSTKSSNKPVPVGENDGKPPEVAETEETMASVSGDMHHDVCIDPETVAEIHTRKSDIVAHTKGDLLPALRGMINYRLEHDVLFDACVDWDEIESMITSELGLSEQTARNYRKDMVREGLIRPHPSEDNRIVGDDAYDEVLCKAASVDHPSEVAHEGIYPDDVRGFISWALRQQDWDEGGVYVDEDAWAIDVWQIIRETVEKILKTKSSSRRVSESMTADEQMRGAAHVVNKLAVLLSEVTDIEPFGVTTCAIRAIEFKSTSDIGDEWYEMWAETVVEIESTIYGGDGDEDDVDMNEVVEVLDGVDQTSTEDEIRKARAEYFLEHHPDQGGDGYDEEYQLVVDAGSALGD; encoded by the coding sequence ATGGGCGAACGACGTGCCTACACGGTACGAATTGACGAAGACCTCCACGACTATGCGGATGAGGTATCTGATAAGACGAACCTAGCGAAAGTTGACGTTCTTGATGAGGCTCTCCGACGGCTTCAGGAAGCTTCGACCATCAGCGAGGATGGACAGTTCCTCGTGGACGACTATGGCTCCTTAGGCGGTAATGCAGGGCGTGACCGACTCAGCGAGGTTCTCGAGAACCAATGTGAGATAATGGAGATGCTGAGGGGTACCCCTCCCGGCTCCGACGAGGACGTCCCAAAAACAAAATCTCAGCCGGATCCTGAGGACGACGGGAGTGGCGACAACTTGAGCACGAAGTCGTCGAACAAGCCCGTGCCCGTCGGCGAGAATGACGGTAAGCCACCTGAAGTCGCCGAGACGGAAGAGACAATGGCGTCCGTGTCAGGGGACATGCACCACGACGTGTGTATCGATCCCGAGACAGTGGCCGAGATCCACACTCGGAAGTCGGATATCGTGGCACACACCAAGGGCGATCTACTGCCGGCACTCCGCGGGATGATCAATTATCGGCTCGAACACGACGTGCTGTTCGACGCGTGTGTGGACTGGGACGAAATCGAGTCGATGATCACGAGTGAGTTGGGACTGTCGGAACAGACGGCGAGGAACTACCGGAAGGACATGGTGCGCGAGGGACTTATCCGCCCACACCCGTCCGAGGACAACCGCATCGTCGGCGACGATGCATACGACGAGGTGCTGTGCAAGGCGGCATCGGTCGATCACCCGTCCGAGGTGGCTCACGAGGGGATCTACCCCGACGACGTTCGTGGGTTCATCTCGTGGGCGTTGCGCCAGCAGGACTGGGACGAAGGAGGTGTCTACGTTGACGAGGACGCGTGGGCTATCGACGTATGGCAGATTATCCGCGAAACCGTGGAGAAGATTCTAAAGACGAAGTCATCGAGTCGGCGCGTTTCGGAGTCGATGACGGCGGATGAACAGATGCGTGGCGCTGCACACGTGGTGAACAAGTTGGCGGTGTTGCTCAGTGAAGTGACGGACATCGAACCATTTGGAGTCACTACATGTGCAATCCGAGCTATCGAGTTCAAGAGTACGTCTGACATTGGTGACGAGTGGTACGAGATGTGGGCCGAGACCGTCGTTGAAATTGAATCCACGATCTACGGTGGTGACGGGGACGAGGACGATGTGGACATGAACGAGGTGGTTGAAGTTCTCGATGGCGTCGACCAAACCTCCACGGAAGACGAGATTCGCAAGGCCCGTGCGGAGTACTTCCTCGAACATCACCCTGACCAAGGTGGTGACGGTTACGACGAGGAGTACCAACTCGTGGTGGATGCAGGTTCCGCCCTTGGCGATTAA
- a CDS encoding IS5 family transposase produces the protein MASLRRLARMCRDLAKQHVDDPEVPAAPDGAGGYAKWVQIALILYRVELEKSLRETEDYLNEMPGVLAVFELDEAPHYSSFCRWEQEYRMRDLRRLLRASAEQAGWSGEAAIDASGFQRDQTSYHYRDRANYSFQSMKTTILIDVNSLAIKDVHFTTKKAWDGHIGMQVFRRNAEDLRVLSADANYSWSDLREECRSNSTRPLIKHREQTPLQKAHNARMNEDYNQRWMSETGFSQLKEDDGEKLRSRSWHGQFRELTRKCIVHNLTQAAS, from the coding sequence ATGGCATCGCTCAGACGGCTAGCACGGATGTGTCGAGATCTTGCCAAACAGCACGTTGACGACCCGGAAGTACCCGCCGCGCCGGACGGCGCGGGCGGGTACGCGAAATGGGTGCAGATCGCCTTGATTCTGTACCGCGTCGAGTTGGAGAAGAGCCTCCGTGAGACTGAAGACTATCTTAACGAGATGCCCGGTGTCCTCGCCGTGTTCGAACTTGACGAGGCACCGCACTACAGTTCGTTCTGCCGGTGGGAACAAGAGTACCGGATGCGTGACCTGCGCCGCCTGCTCCGCGCTTCGGCGGAGCAGGCGGGCTGGAGTGGTGAAGCCGCGATTGACGCGAGTGGCTTCCAGCGCGATCAAACCAGCTACCACTACCGCGACCGCGCGAATTACTCGTTCCAGTCGATGAAGACGACGATCTTGATCGACGTGAACTCGCTGGCGATCAAGGACGTTCATTTCACGACGAAGAAAGCCTGGGACGGCCACATCGGGATGCAGGTCTTCCGCCGGAACGCGGAAGACCTGCGTGTGTTGTCTGCTGATGCGAACTATTCGTGGAGCGACCTCCGCGAGGAGTGTCGCTCCAACTCAACGCGACCGTTGATCAAGCACAGGGAGCAGACACCGTTGCAGAAGGCCCACAACGCCCGGATGAACGAGGACTACAACCAACGCTGGATGAGCGAGACAGGTTTCTCGCAGTTGAAGGAAGACGACGGCGAGAAGCTCCGCTCCCGGAGCTGGCATGGCCAGTTCCGGGAGCTGACTCGCAAGTGCATCGTGCATAACCTGACGCAGGCGGCGAGTTAG